Proteins co-encoded in one Streptomyces sp. JH34 genomic window:
- a CDS encoding (2Fe-2S)-binding protein has protein sequence MTVPALLTATAPSPLTAAYERLAEVFPGLRAEVLADDVAAPSGSGWVGAAELAAGGAVLDDFLAWDDAQVLRDYGTRARPDVVASFGLHRYAWPACLLVTLPWFTHRRVPRIPVADVSFHRGLGHLTLRVAEFACLPDDPAAGTPAARVVSDEAALRAEVLDAVAQHIGPVLDGFRPRMRRGKRALWGMATDEIVEGLWYVAHLLGEEGRAMRELELLLPGTTKPYVGTAGFRELTGPNGESLPTRDRASCCLFYTLRPEDTCVTCPRTCDADRVRKLTPVT, from the coding sequence ATGACCGTGCCCGCCCTGCTCACCGCCACCGCCCCGTCCCCCCTGACGGCGGCCTACGAACGTCTGGCCGAGGTCTTCCCCGGCCTGCGCGCCGAGGTGCTCGCCGACGACGTCGCGGCACCCTCGGGCAGCGGCTGGGTCGGTGCCGCCGAACTGGCGGCGGGCGGAGCCGTGCTGGACGACTTCCTGGCCTGGGACGACGCGCAGGTGCTGCGGGACTACGGCACGCGGGCCCGCCCCGACGTGGTGGCGAGCTTCGGACTGCACCGGTACGCCTGGCCCGCCTGCCTCCTGGTGACCCTGCCGTGGTTCACGCACCGCCGGGTGCCGCGTATCCCCGTCGCGGACGTCAGCTTCCACCGGGGTCTCGGCCATCTGACCCTCCGCGTCGCAGAGTTCGCCTGCCTGCCCGACGACCCGGCGGCCGGGACGCCGGCCGCCCGGGTCGTGTCCGACGAGGCGGCGTTGCGGGCCGAGGTCCTCGACGCCGTGGCGCAGCACATCGGCCCGGTGCTGGACGGCTTCCGGCCGCGCATGCGACGCGGGAAGCGGGCCCTGTGGGGCATGGCCACCGACGAGATCGTCGAGGGCCTCTGGTACGTCGCCCATCTGCTCGGCGAGGAGGGCCGCGCGATGAGGGAGCTGGAGCTGCTGCTGCCGGGCACCACCAAGCCCTATGTGGGTACGGCCGGCTTCCGCGAACTGACCGGCCCGAACGGCGAGTCGCTCCCGACGCGCGACCGCGCGAGCTGCTGCCTCTTCTACACCCTGCGGCCCGAGGACACGTGCGTCACCTGCCCGCGCACCTGCGACGCGGACCGCGTCCGGAAACTGACGCCCGTCACCTGA
- a CDS encoding DUF2637 domain-containing protein, giving the protein MRLTDISLDWLLPGAVLLVGVMAAVTVVARGRRAAEKAAADDSWERSEERRRRKEALYAVASYVLLFCCAAVAAALSFHGLVGFGRQNLGLSGGWEYLVPFGLDGAAMFCSVLAVREASHGDAALGSRLLVWTFAGAAAWFNWVHAPRGMDHAGAPHFFAGMSLSAAVLFDRALKQTRRAALREQGLVPRPLPQIRIVRWLRAPRETFGAWSLMLLEGVRTLDEAVDEVREDRREKEQDRHRRRDQAKLDRAHIKALNRQNRAWGRGGRTGRQMDVQAIAPAPGGGPPAVAEPAITEQGQLPLRPRPSLQAVNPPKSRSTSAQNTSGDPATVDLTTEDDTQALPRLDSLEQKLKDLEQQFG; this is encoded by the coding sequence ATGAGACTGACCGACATATCGCTTGACTGGCTGCTTCCGGGCGCCGTGCTGCTCGTGGGGGTCATGGCGGCGGTGACGGTGGTCGCGCGCGGCAGGCGCGCCGCTGAGAAGGCCGCGGCCGACGACAGCTGGGAACGCAGCGAGGAGCGCCGCAGGCGCAAGGAGGCGCTCTACGCCGTCGCCTCGTACGTCCTGCTGTTCTGCTGTGCCGCAGTCGCAGCAGCCCTCTCCTTCCACGGCCTCGTCGGCTTCGGCCGGCAGAACCTCGGCCTCTCCGGGGGCTGGGAGTACCTCGTACCCTTCGGCCTCGACGGGGCCGCGATGTTCTGTTCGGTGCTCGCCGTCCGCGAGGCCAGCCACGGTGACGCGGCTCTGGGCTCGCGGCTGCTGGTGTGGACGTTCGCCGGTGCGGCCGCCTGGTTCAACTGGGTGCACGCACCGCGCGGCATGGACCACGCGGGCGCCCCGCACTTCTTCGCGGGCATGTCCCTCTCGGCGGCGGTGCTGTTCGACCGCGCCCTGAAGCAGACCCGTCGTGCGGCGCTGCGCGAGCAGGGCCTCGTGCCCCGCCCGCTGCCGCAGATCCGGATCGTCCGGTGGCTACGCGCCCCCAGGGAGACCTTCGGCGCCTGGTCGCTGATGCTCCTCGAGGGCGTACGCACCCTGGACGAGGCGGTGGACGAGGTACGCGAGGACCGCCGGGAGAAGGAACAGGACCGGCACCGCCGGAGGGACCAGGCGAAGCTGGACCGGGCCCACATCAAGGCCCTGAACCGGCAGAACCGCGCCTGGGGGCGCGGCGGCCGCACCGGTCGCCAGATGGACGTCCAGGCCATCGCCCCCGCACCGGGAGGCGGCCCACCGGCCGTCGCGGAGCCCGCCATAACAGAGCAGGGACAACTGCCACTGCGACCCCGGCCATCCCTGCAAGCCGTCAACCCCCCGAAATCCAGGAGCACTTCGGCACAGAACACGAGCGGTGACCCCGCGACCGTCGACCTCACCACCGAGGACGACACCCAGGCCCTGCCCCGGCTCGATTCGCTGGAGCAGAAACTGAAGGACCTGGAGCAGCAGTTCGGCTGA
- a CDS encoding ATP-binding protein produces MRTGDTTKRRKSPPVRLHRRVGHADLSAVGETRAALREFLRCRRRPEEAEVAELLLSELVTNALIHTRNGAVVTVTSVPARLRVEVRDFTGGQEPAPYVPNADDGTHGRGLLLVQSLADSWGVTVKALGKVVWFELNAGRA; encoded by the coding sequence GTGCGTACGGGGGACACGACGAAGCGAAGGAAGAGCCCGCCGGTGCGGCTGCACCGCAGAGTCGGGCATGCCGACCTCTCGGCCGTGGGGGAGACGCGGGCCGCACTGAGGGAGTTCCTCCGCTGCCGCCGGCGGCCTGAGGAAGCCGAGGTGGCGGAGCTCCTGCTGAGTGAGCTGGTGACGAACGCGCTGATCCACACGAGGAACGGCGCGGTGGTCACCGTGACGTCCGTGCCCGCGCGACTGCGGGTGGAGGTGCGTGACTTCACGGGTGGGCAGGAACCCGCGCCGTACGTACCGAACGCCGATGACGGTACGCACGGCAGGGGGTTGCTGCTCGTCCAGAGCCTGGCGGACTCCTGGGGAGTCACGGTCAAGGCGCTGGGCAAGGTGGTCTGGTTCGAGCTGAACGCCGGGAGGGCCTGA
- a CDS encoding ribonuclease, with product MRIPPRITTLGGAAALLSVLLVGAPVTASAATAPSTTAVGSVCYSALPSQAHDTLDLIEAGGPFPYEQDGTVFQNREAVLPSQGTGYYHEYTVITPGSSDRGARRIVTGEEAEEDYYTADHYASFDLVDHGC from the coding sequence ATGCGAATCCCCCCACGGATCACCACGCTCGGCGGCGCAGCCGCCCTCCTGTCCGTCCTCCTCGTCGGCGCGCCGGTCACCGCATCGGCCGCGACGGCTCCCTCGACCACCGCGGTAGGCAGCGTCTGCTACTCGGCGCTGCCGTCCCAGGCACACGACACGCTCGACCTCATCGAGGCGGGCGGGCCGTTCCCGTACGAACAGGACGGCACCGTCTTCCAGAACCGTGAGGCAGTGCTGCCGAGTCAGGGCACGGGCTACTACCACGAGTACACGGTCATCACCCCCGGCTCCTCGGACCGCGGCGCGCGGCGCATCGTGACGGGCGAGGAGGCCGAGGAGGACTACTACACCGCGGACCACTACGCGTCCTTCGACCTGGTCGACCACGGCTGCTGA
- a CDS encoding barstar family protein, which yields MTVTYVIDGSGITGLDSFWDVMGEAVNGPGGYFGRNLDAFADCLSGGFGTPEDGAFVIEWHDHSRSARALGHEETARRLEGLLPRVHPTNRARVERELAEARAGRGPTLFDELVDIIRDRAGPGALRLV from the coding sequence ATGACCGTGACGTATGTGATCGACGGCTCCGGGATCACCGGACTGGACAGCTTCTGGGACGTGATGGGTGAGGCGGTGAACGGGCCCGGTGGCTATTTCGGCCGCAACCTCGACGCGTTCGCGGACTGCCTGAGCGGTGGCTTCGGAACCCCCGAGGACGGCGCGTTCGTCATCGAGTGGCACGACCACTCGCGCTCCGCCCGCGCGCTCGGCCACGAGGAGACCGCCCGCCGGCTGGAGGGCCTGCTCCCCCGGGTGCATCCCACCAACCGGGCGCGCGTCGAGCGGGAACTGGCCGAGGCCAGGGCCGGCCGCGGGCCGACCCTCTTCGACGAACTGGTCGACATCATCAGGGACCGGGCAGGGCCCGGAGCACTGCGGCTGGTGTGA
- a CDS encoding pyruvate dehydrogenase, translating to MAKQNVSEQFVDILVRAGVKRLYGVVGDSLNPVVDAVRRHSAVEWIQVRHEETAAFAAGAEAQITGTLAACAGSCGPGNLHLINGLYDAHRSMAPVLALASHIPSSEIGLGYFQATHPELLFQECSHYNEMISNPQQMPRLLQTAIQHAIGRGGVSVVSMPGDIASQPAPEKSIEHALVTSRPTVRPGDEEIDKLCAMIDKAKRVTLFCGSGTAGAHAEVMEFAERVKAPVGHALRGKEWIQYDNPYDVGMSGLLGYGAAYEATNECDLLILLGTDFPYNAFLPTDVKIVQVDVRPEHLGRRSKLDLAVWGDVRETLRCLTPRVKVKTDRKFLDRMLKKHADALEGVVKAYTRKVEKHVPIHPEYVASVLDAVADKDAVFTVDTGMCNVWAARYLTPNGRRRVIGSFSHGSMANALPQAIGAQFTDRNRQVVSMSGDGGFTMLMGDFLTLVQYNLPVKVVLFNNSSLGMVELEMLVAGLPSFGTTNKNPDFASIARASGAYGVRVEKPKQLEGALKDAFRHKGPALVDVVTDPNALSIPPKISADMVTGFALSASKIVLDGGVGRMLQMARSNLRNVPRP from the coding sequence ATGGCCAAGCAGAACGTGTCGGAACAGTTCGTCGACATCCTCGTGCGGGCGGGGGTCAAGCGGCTGTACGGCGTCGTCGGTGACAGCCTCAACCCCGTGGTCGACGCCGTCCGGCGCCACTCCGCGGTCGAGTGGATCCAGGTCAGGCACGAGGAGACAGCGGCCTTCGCGGCCGGAGCCGAGGCCCAGATCACCGGCACGCTGGCCGCCTGCGCCGGATCGTGCGGCCCGGGGAACCTCCACCTCATCAACGGCCTGTACGACGCCCACCGCTCCATGGCCCCGGTGCTCGCCCTCGCCTCCCACATCCCGTCCAGCGAGATCGGTCTCGGCTACTTCCAGGCGACCCACCCCGAGCTGCTCTTCCAGGAGTGCAGCCACTACAACGAGATGATCTCCAACCCGCAGCAGATGCCGCGGCTGCTCCAGACGGCGATCCAGCACGCGATCGGCCGCGGTGGCGTCAGCGTCGTCTCGATGCCCGGTGACATCGCCTCGCAGCCCGCTCCGGAGAAGTCGATCGAGCACGCCCTGGTCACCTCGCGGCCCACGGTGAGGCCCGGTGACGAGGAGATCGACAAGCTCTGCGCCATGATCGACAAGGCCAAACGGGTGACGCTGTTCTGCGGGAGCGGGACCGCGGGCGCGCACGCCGAGGTCATGGAGTTCGCCGAGCGGGTGAAGGCCCCGGTCGGCCACGCGCTGCGCGGCAAGGAGTGGATCCAGTACGACAACCCGTACGACGTGGGCATGAGCGGGCTGCTGGGCTACGGCGCCGCCTACGAGGCGACCAACGAGTGCGATCTGCTGATCCTGCTGGGCACCGACTTCCCGTACAACGCGTTCCTCCCGACCGACGTGAAGATCGTCCAGGTCGACGTGCGCCCCGAGCACCTGGGCCGGCGGTCCAAGCTCGACCTCGCCGTCTGGGGCGACGTACGCGAGACGCTGCGCTGCCTGACCCCGCGCGTGAAGGTCAAGACGGACCGCAAGTTCCTCGACCGGATGCTGAAGAAGCACGCGGACGCGCTCGAGGGTGTGGTCAAGGCGTACACGCGCAAGGTCGAGAAGCACGTCCCGATCCACCCGGAGTACGTCGCCTCGGTGCTCGACGCGGTCGCGGACAAGGACGCGGTGTTCACCGTGGACACGGGCATGTGCAACGTGTGGGCGGCCCGCTACCTCACGCCCAACGGCAGGCGCAGGGTGATCGGTTCGTTCAGCCATGGCTCGATGGCCAACGCGTTGCCGCAGGCCATCGGCGCCCAGTTCACCGACCGGAACCGCCAGGTCGTGTCGATGTCCGGGGACGGCGGATTCACCATGCTGATGGGTGACTTCCTCACGCTCGTGCAGTACAACCTGCCGGTGAAGGTCGTGCTGTTCAACAACTCCTCGCTCGGGATGGTCGAGCTGGAGATGCTGGTGGCGGGGCTGCCGTCGTTCGGTACGACCAACAAGAACCCCGACTTCGCGTCGATCGCGCGGGCCTCGGGCGCCTACGGCGTCCGGGTGGAGAAGCCGAAGCAGCTGGAGGGCGCGCTCAAGGACGCCTTCAGGCACAAGGGGCCCGCACTCGTCGACGTGGTGACCGATCCGAACGCCCTCTCCATCCCGCCGAAGATCAGTGCCGACATGGTCACCGGGTTCGCCCTGTCCGCCAGCAAGATCGTCCTGGACGGAGGGGTCGGCAGGATGCTGCAGATGGCCCGCTCCAACCTCCGCAACGTGCCTCGGCCCTGA
- a CDS encoding protein phosphatase 2C domain-containing protein: protein MSQQGEKPDAHEDDWWRALYDETAPDTGPSGAPDSLDARFDSVSDAVGVPEPGAVEGPEEGGHPATLVPLPDPRPPEAAPVPEPPRLPRTVAVGRAPWEAPDGPPRPRTFAVRPPPAPPGPPVAPRPPVPPERPTVGHIGDRPPTYDAEPAALPESGPDALDALVPDTVLDGARYGTYTLRAASVRGDSARFRGEPRRDALLTARFGAGDGALVLVAVAGGVRGAGKGPPAAADACRWIGAAVARSHARLSDDIRAGRRGDLKSGLHRLTDRTYGKLRARAAELGLEPSAYTTGLRCLLLSADPECRTRVFFGIGPGGVLRLRDGAWQDLDPVVPATGGAADEQGADGDRLTMDLQVTTSPSRHAASAPPPAEPFRFRASVARPGDTLLLCGNGLAEPMRGEPELAGELARRWSTGSPPGLPAYLADIQIRTKGYADDRTGAAVWEA, encoded by the coding sequence ATGAGCCAGCAGGGGGAGAAGCCCGACGCCCACGAGGACGACTGGTGGCGGGCGCTGTACGACGAGACCGCGCCGGACACCGGGCCGAGCGGCGCGCCCGACAGCCTCGACGCCCGGTTCGACTCCGTGTCCGACGCGGTGGGCGTCCCGGAGCCCGGCGCGGTGGAAGGTCCGGAGGAGGGCGGCCACCCGGCCACGCTGGTGCCGCTGCCCGACCCGCGTCCGCCGGAAGCGGCACCCGTGCCGGAGCCGCCGCGTCTCCCGCGCACCGTCGCTGTCGGACGCGCCCCGTGGGAGGCCCCCGACGGGCCTCCTCGGCCGCGGACCTTCGCTGTACGGCCGCCGCCCGCACCGCCCGGGCCACCGGTCGCCCCGCGGCCGCCCGTCCCGCCGGAGCGCCCCACCGTCGGCCACATCGGGGACCGGCCGCCCACCTACGACGCCGAACCCGCCGCCCTGCCGGAGTCCGGGCCCGATGCCCTCGACGCCCTCGTGCCCGACACGGTCCTCGACGGCGCCCGCTACGGGACCTACACCCTGCGGGCCGCGTCCGTGCGCGGGGACTCGGCACGCTTCCGCGGCGAACCCCGTCGGGACGCCCTGCTCACCGCACGCTTCGGCGCCGGGGACGGTGCCCTGGTCCTGGTCGCGGTGGCGGGCGGCGTACGGGGGGCGGGGAAGGGCCCTCCCGCCGCGGCCGACGCCTGTCGCTGGATCGGCGCAGCCGTCGCCCGCAGTCATGCCCGGCTCTCCGACGACATACGGGCGGGGCGCAGGGGCGACCTCAAGTCGGGGCTGCACCGGCTCACCGACCGTACCTACGGCAAGCTGCGGGCGCGCGCGGCCGAGCTCGGCCTCGAACCCTCCGCCTACACCACCGGCCTGCGGTGCCTCCTGCTGTCCGCCGACCCGGAGTGCCGCACCCGGGTCTTCTTCGGTATCGGACCGGGCGGTGTCCTGCGCCTTCGCGACGGGGCCTGGCAGGACCTCGACCCCGTGGTGCCCGCCACCGGCGGCGCGGCGGACGAACAAGGCGCGGACGGCGACCGGCTGACGATGGATCTGCAGGTCACCACATCCCCGTCCCGCCACGCGGCGAGCGCACCACCGCCCGCGGAACCCTTTCGCTTCCGCGCGTCCGTGGCCCGCCCCGGGGACACGCTGCTGCTCTGCGGGAACGGCCTGGCCGAACCGATGCGCGGTGAACCGGAGCTCGCCGGGGAACTGGCGCGGCGCTGGTCCACCGGAAGCCCGCCCGGACTGCCCGCCTATCTGGCCGACATCCAGATCAGGACGAAGGGGTACGCCGACGACCGTACGGGCGCCGCGGTCTGGGAGGCGTAA
- a CDS encoding LuxR family transcriptional regulator has product MLSAIGLDDRQEAAYRALVTTGAAELSDLARRLALPEADTERALRRLEQRGLVAPSSSRADRWVAAPPGIALGALLTQQRHELEQAELASALLAEDYRAQAAEPTVHDLVEVVTGADAVAHRFHQLQLGATTEVCALVTGKPIVVTGMENESEERATTRGVSYRVVVERDVLSLPDGIVELSAALSRDEQCRVVDRVPTKLVVADAALAMVPLTGRQAEPAALVIHADGLLESLMGLFEAVWRDAVPLRLGGNGISEVDGPGADPTDLEILSLLLAGLTDASVAKQLDLGLRTVQRRVKGLMELTGVTTRLQLGWHAYERGWVARAPR; this is encoded by the coding sequence ATGCTGTCAGCGATAGGTCTCGACGACAGACAGGAAGCGGCCTACCGGGCGCTGGTCACGACGGGCGCCGCGGAGCTCTCCGACCTCGCGCGACGGCTGGCCCTGCCGGAGGCGGACACCGAGCGCGCGCTGCGCCGCCTGGAACAGCGGGGCCTCGTGGCCCCGTCGTCGTCACGGGCGGACCGCTGGGTCGCCGCCCCGCCGGGGATCGCGCTGGGCGCCCTGCTGACCCAGCAGCGCCATGAACTCGAACAGGCGGAGCTGGCGTCCGCCCTGCTCGCCGAGGACTACCGGGCCCAGGCGGCGGAGCCCACGGTGCACGACCTGGTGGAGGTGGTGACGGGCGCCGACGCGGTGGCCCACCGGTTCCACCAGCTGCAGCTGGGCGCCACGACCGAGGTGTGCGCACTGGTCACGGGCAAGCCGATCGTGGTCACCGGCATGGAGAACGAGTCCGAGGAACGGGCGACGACGCGGGGTGTGTCCTACCGCGTGGTCGTCGAACGCGACGTCCTCTCGCTGCCGGACGGGATCGTGGAGCTGTCGGCGGCCCTGAGCCGCGACGAGCAGTGCCGGGTGGTCGACCGGGTGCCGACGAAGCTGGTGGTCGCCGACGCCGCACTGGCCATGGTGCCGTTGACCGGACGGCAGGCGGAACCGGCCGCACTGGTGATCCACGCCGACGGCCTGCTGGAGTCACTGATGGGGCTCTTCGAAGCGGTGTGGCGGGACGCCGTGCCGCTGCGGCTCGGCGGCAACGGGATCAGCGAGGTGGACGGACCCGGTGCGGACCCGACCGACCTCGAGATCCTCTCCCTGCTGCTGGCCGGCCTCACGGACGCGAGTGTGGCCAAGCAGCTGGACCTGGGGCTGCGGACGGTGCAGCGGCGGGTGAAGGGGCTCATGGAGCTCACCGGGGTCACCACCCGGCTGCAGCTCGGCTGGCACGCGTACGAACGTGGCTGGGTGGCCCGCGCCCCGCGCTGA
- a CDS encoding DUF456 domain-containing protein has product MSVWQLVAVGAVMLLGLVGVLVPGVPGSAIVWAAVLWWALTDPTPVAWGVLIGATCLLLLNQALKALLPARRPREAGAPRRTLMAGGIAAIAGFFVVPVVGGLLGYVGAVYGVERLRLGSRAAGWTSLRSVLRATGYSVLVELYCCLLAVGGWLGAVIWG; this is encoded by the coding sequence ATGAGTGTGTGGCAGCTCGTTGCCGTCGGGGCGGTGATGCTGCTCGGCCTGGTCGGCGTCCTGGTGCCGGGCGTGCCCGGGTCGGCCATCGTCTGGGCCGCGGTGCTCTGGTGGGCACTGACGGACCCGACCCCGGTCGCCTGGGGCGTGCTGATCGGTGCGACCTGCCTGCTGCTGCTGAACCAGGCGCTGAAGGCGCTGCTTCCCGCGCGGCGCCCCCGCGAGGCCGGGGCGCCGCGCAGGACGCTGATGGCCGGCGGGATCGCGGCGATCGCCGGATTCTTCGTCGTCCCGGTGGTGGGCGGACTCCTGGGGTACGTGGGCGCCGTCTACGGCGTCGAACGTCTGCGCCTCGGCAGCCGGGCCGCCGGCTGGACGTCCCTCAGGTCCGTGCTGCGGGCGACGGGGTACTCCGTGCTCGTGGAGCTCTACTGCTGCCTCCTGGCCGTGGGAGGCTGGCTGGGAGCCGTCATCTGGGGCTGA
- the rsgA gene encoding ribosome small subunit-dependent GTPase A — protein MSFSISQASTPSHPLAPYGWDGTWADTFAPYAGQGLLPGRVVRVDRGQCDVVTADGVVRADTAFVVPRDPMRIVCTGDWVAVDPDGDPQFVRTLLPRRTAFVRSTSSQRSEGQVLATNIDHIVICVSLAVELDLGRLERFLALAMSSTDGAALLDDGPRTAEHEAHPLVLLTKADLVPDATTLSHLVEDVERIAPGVPVLPVSSATGEGVDVFGAIVGGGTSVLLGISGAGKSTLANTLLGEDVMQVQQAREVDGKGRHTTTTRNLLVLPGGGVLIDTPGLRGVGLWDAEAGVGQVFSEIEELAARCRFHDCGHASEPGCAVTGAIEDGSLSERRLDSYRKLLRENHRIAAKTDARLRTETRREWKRRGAEGRAAMELKRGRTR, from the coding sequence TTGTCTTTCTCCATCTCCCAGGCTTCCACCCCGTCGCACCCGCTGGCCCCGTACGGTTGGGACGGCACATGGGCCGACACCTTCGCCCCGTACGCCGGGCAGGGACTCCTGCCTGGACGCGTGGTGCGGGTGGACCGCGGTCAGTGCGACGTGGTCACCGCGGACGGCGTCGTCCGGGCGGACACCGCGTTCGTGGTGCCCCGCGACCCGATGCGGATCGTCTGCACGGGCGACTGGGTGGCCGTCGACCCCGACGGCGACCCGCAGTTCGTCCGCACACTCCTGCCCCGGCGCACCGCCTTCGTCCGATCGACGTCGTCGCAGCGCTCCGAGGGGCAGGTCCTCGCGACCAACATCGACCACATCGTCATCTGTGTCTCGCTGGCCGTCGAGCTGGACCTCGGACGGCTGGAACGGTTCCTGGCGCTGGCCATGTCCAGCACCGACGGCGCCGCCCTGCTCGACGACGGACCACGGACCGCGGAGCACGAGGCGCACCCGCTCGTGCTGCTCACCAAGGCGGATCTGGTCCCGGACGCGACGACGCTGTCCCATCTCGTCGAGGACGTCGAGCGCATCGCACCCGGGGTGCCGGTGCTTCCCGTCAGCTCGGCCACGGGGGAGGGCGTCGATGTGTTCGGCGCGATCGTCGGCGGCGGTACGAGCGTGCTGCTCGGCATCTCCGGCGCCGGGAAGTCGACCCTCGCCAACACCCTGCTGGGCGAGGACGTGATGCAGGTGCAGCAGGCGCGTGAGGTGGACGGCAAGGGCCGGCACACCACCACTACACGTAACCTCCTCGTGCTGCCGGGGGGCGGTGTTTTGATCGACACCCCCGGCCTGCGGGGGGTCGGCCTCTGGGACGCGGAGGCCGGCGTGGGGCAGGTCTTCTCGGAGATCGAGGAGCTCGCGGCGCGGTGCCGCTTCCACGACTGCGGCCACGCGTCCGAGCCCGGATGCGCCGTGACGGGCGCGATCGAGGACGGGTCCCTGTCCGAACGGCGCCTCGACAGCTACCGCAAGCTGCTCCGTGAGAACCACCGCATCGCCGCGAAGACCGACGCCCGGCTGCGCACCGAGACCCGGCGTGAATGGAAGCGCAGGGGTGCGGAGGGCCGGGCCGCCATGGAGCTCAAGCGCGGCAGGACACGCTGA
- a CDS encoding DUF5949 family protein, which produces MTSPKAATTPFTPAQLGTQILIGWSGSNPGTGRETAFLLTYSLGDGSDGPEAGERAMRAALERSGLRVGGETLDASDLPNLPVKLLVQAGQAVLTLPHFTAQCTVPPEWLDVARSEGKVHGMFATRPWPAAVPGQPVGEELLASFAGDPEIIGTSAHCLMPVRTLG; this is translated from the coding sequence ATGACCTCACCCAAAGCCGCCACCACCCCTTTCACCCCTGCCCAGTTGGGCACTCAGATCCTGATCGGCTGGAGCGGGTCGAATCCCGGGACAGGGCGTGAGACAGCCTTCCTTCTCACCTACTCGCTCGGCGACGGTTCCGACGGACCGGAGGCGGGCGAGCGGGCCATGCGCGCGGCCCTGGAGCGCAGCGGCCTGCGGGTGGGGGGCGAGACGCTGGACGCCTCGGACCTCCCCAACCTCCCGGTGAAACTGCTCGTCCAGGCGGGACAGGCCGTCCTGACGCTGCCCCACTTCACCGCGCAGTGCACGGTTCCGCCGGAGTGGCTCGACGTGGCACGGTCGGAGGGCAAGGTGCACGGGATGTTCGCCACGCGCCCCTGGCCCGCGGCCGTCCCCGGACAGCCGGTGGGCGAGGAACTGCTGGCGTCCTTCGCGGGTGACCCCGAGATCATCGGCACCTCCGCCCACTGCCTCATGCCGGTACGCACCCTGGGCTGA
- a CDS encoding rodlin: MKKMMAGAAVAVSLLGLSAAAAPSAMAIGDDHGTTTVNGNGAESEYGNSSTKGDQSPQLSLVQGSLNKPCIALPVKANVGSLIGLVPIAVQDVNVLSNPQNQQCTDNSTQAKGDEPLSHILSDIPVLSGNGVGNN, from the coding sequence ATGAAGAAGATGATGGCCGGCGCCGCTGTGGCTGTGTCCCTCCTCGGTCTGTCCGCCGCCGCGGCCCCCTCGGCCATGGCGATCGGTGACGACCACGGCACCACGACGGTGAACGGCAACGGTGCCGAGTCCGAGTACGGCAACAGCTCCACCAAGGGCGACCAGAGCCCGCAGCTCAGCCTCGTGCAGGGCTCGCTGAACAAGCCCTGCATCGCCCTGCCGGTGAAGGCCAACGTGGGCTCGCTCATCGGGCTGGTCCCGATCGCGGTTCAGGACGTCAACGTCCTGTCCAACCCGCAGAACCAGCAGTGCACCGACAACTCCACCCAGGCCAAGGGTGACGAGCCGCTGTCGCACATCCTGAGCGACATCCCGGTGCTCTCGGGCAACGGCGTCGGCAACAACTGA
- a CDS encoding rodlin yields the protein MMKKILASAAVAASVAGISAAAAPSAMAIGNDTGTTSVNGNGSDQYYGNSSTHGDMSPQIGLIQGSFNKPCIALPAKANVGSLLGLVPISVQDINVLSSPQNQQCTENSTQAKGDEALSHILNDIPLLSGNGAGNN from the coding sequence ATGATGAAGAAGATTCTGGCGTCCGCGGCAGTCGCCGCCTCCGTCGCCGGCATTTCCGCCGCTGCCGCCCCCTCGGCCATGGCGATCGGCAACGACACCGGGACGACCTCGGTCAACGGCAACGGATCCGACCAGTACTACGGCAACAGCAGCACCCACGGCGACATGAGCCCGCAGATCGGTCTCATCCAGGGCTCGTTCAACAAGCCCTGCATCGCCCTGCCGGCGAAGGCAAATGTCGGCTCGCTGCTCGGGCTCGTCCCGATCTCGGTCCAGGACATCAACGTCCTGTCCTCCCCGCAGAACCAGCAGTGCACCGAGAACTCCACCCAGGCCAAGGGCGACGAGGCGCTGTCGCACATCCTGAACGACATCCCGCTGCTCTCGGGCAACGGCGCGGGCAACAACTGA
- a CDS encoding rodlin: protein MIKKVLATGAVAASILGLSATSAMAIGDDTGTTSVNGNGAEAEYGNSSTKGDQSPQLSLVQGSLNKPCVALPVKANAGALVGILAAVAVQDVNVLSNPQNQQCADNSTQAKGDEPLSHILSDIPVLSGNGAHNS from the coding sequence GTGATCAAGAAGGTCCTGGCGACGGGCGCCGTCGCCGCCTCCATCCTCGGTCTCTCGGCGACCAGCGCCATGGCGATCGGTGACGACACCGGTACGACGTCGGTCAACGGCAACGGTGCCGAGGCGGAGTACGGCAACAGCTCCACCAAGGGTGACCAGAGCCCGCAGCTCAGCCTCGTGCAGGGTTCGCTGAACAAGCCCTGCGTCGCGCTGCCGGTGAAGGCCAACGCCGGTGCGCTCGTCGGCATCCTCGCCGCGGTCGCGGTCCAGGACGTCAACGTCCTCTCCAACCCGCAGAACCAGCAGTGCGCCGACAACTCCACCCAGGCCAAGGGTGACGAGCCGCTGTCGCACATCCTGTCGGACATCCCGGTTCTCTCCGGCAACGGTGCGCACAACAGCTGA